One part of the Mangrovibacillus cuniculi genome encodes these proteins:
- a CDS encoding polysaccharide biosynthesis protein — protein sequence MSYQKRLSMLIFLDSAIVLFSIYIGYFILMPYYSSLPIGTLFLSSAVLLISHHIFAFLYRLYQRAWEYASVNELLAIVVAVSYSIVATGIVQAIFMGTVYTRVLVITWMLHMILIGGSRFSWRVIRDSYRPKQEDKERALIVGAGAAGTMLVRQMLRSNESDMKVVAFVDDDRNKQRLDVLGVPVKGRIEDIPALVNELEIDRVIIAIPSMGKQQVQKVYEQCSKTTAKTQIMPMIEDIVSGKVSINNFREVQVEDLLGRDPIELDIKSIEKNVSGQTVLVTGAGGSIGSEICRQVCRFTPTRLVLVGHGENSIYLIDQELQRAYGDQIEIVPVIADVQDHDRMMDVMSTFRPNVVYHAAAHKHVPLMEFNPREAVKNNVFGTRNVAEAADAFGVDTFVLVSTDKAVNPTNVMGSTKRIAEMVIQSLDKKSKTKFVAVRFGNVLGSRGSVVPLFKKQIQAGGPVTVTHPEMTRYFMTIPEASRLVLQAGALARGGEVFVLDMGEPVKIVDLARNLIRLSGYTEEEIDIEFLGIRPGEKMFEELLGEKEVHPEPVFPKIFIGKAVLEQEHEVHYLLARFEEFEVEELRRFVLNVANRRENLVVGG from the coding sequence ATGAGTTATCAAAAAAGACTCTCCATGCTGATCTTTCTAGACTCAGCAATCGTGTTATTTTCCATTTATATCGGGTATTTCATTCTAATGCCTTACTATTCATCCCTTCCTATAGGGACACTATTCTTAAGTTCCGCTGTATTGTTAATAAGCCATCATATTTTTGCTTTTTTATACCGTTTGTATCAGCGAGCTTGGGAGTATGCGAGTGTTAATGAACTACTGGCAATTGTCGTAGCTGTCTCCTATTCGATTGTGGCAACGGGAATTGTTCAGGCGATTTTTATGGGTACGGTGTATACAAGAGTGTTAGTGATTACATGGATGTTACATATGATTTTAATTGGTGGATCTCGTTTTTCATGGAGGGTCATTCGAGATAGTTACCGACCAAAGCAAGAGGATAAGGAGCGAGCGTTGATTGTTGGAGCTGGGGCTGCAGGGACAATGTTAGTTCGTCAGATGCTTCGAAGTAATGAATCAGATATGAAGGTTGTTGCGTTTGTGGATGATGATCGTAATAAGCAAAGGTTGGATGTCCTAGGTGTTCCAGTGAAGGGGCGTATCGAGGATATTCCTGCTCTTGTGAATGAGTTAGAGATTGATCGAGTGATTATTGCTATTCCTTCTATGGGGAAACAGCAGGTTCAAAAGGTGTACGAACAGTGTAGTAAGACGACGGCGAAAACGCAGATTATGCCGATGATTGAAGATATTGTTTCTGGGAAAGTATCAATAAACAATTTCCGCGAGGTGCAGGTGGAGGATCTGTTAGGTCGTGATCCGATTGAGTTGGATATTAAGAGCATTGAAAAGAATGTGAGCGGACAAACGGTACTGGTGACGGGTGCTGGAGGTTCAATAGGGTCAGAGATTTGTCGTCAGGTTTGTAGGTTTACGCCGACTCGCTTGGTGTTGGTTGGACATGGAGAGAATAGTATCTATTTGATTGATCAAGAGTTGCAGCGAGCGTATGGGGATCAGATAGAGATTGTTCCGGTGATTGCGGATGTGCAGGATCATGATCGAATGATGGATGTGATGAGTACGTTTAGGCCGAATGTGGTGTATCATGCTGCGGCACATAAGCATGTTCCGTTGATGGAGTTTAATCCTCGTGAGGCTGTGAAGAATAATGTGTTTGGGACGAGGAATGTGGCAGAGGCTGCGGATGCGTTTGGTGTGGATACGTTTGTGTTAGTTTCGACGGATAAGGCGGTTAATCCAACGAATGTGATGGGTTCGACGAAGCGTATTGCGGAGATGGTGATTCAGTCACTGGATAAGAAGAGTAAGACGAAGTTTGTGGCTGTTCGTTTTGGGAATGTGCTTGGTAGTCGTGGTAGTGTGGTGCCGCTGTTTAAGAAGCAGATTCAGGCTGGTGGGCCGGTGACGGTGACGCATCCAGAGATGACGAGGTATTTCATGACGATTCCAGAGGCTTCGAGGTTGGTATTGCAGGCAGGCGCGCTTGCTCGTGGTGGCGAGGTGTTTGTTCTGGATATGGGCGAGCCTGTGAAGATTGTGGATTTGGCGAGGAATTTGATTCGTTTGAGTGGGTATACGGAAGAGGAAATAGACATTGAATTTTTGGGGATTCGTCCTGGGGAGAAGATGTTTGAGGAGTTGCTAGGAGAGAAGGAAGTGCATCCGGAGCCAGTGTTTCCGAAGATTTTTATTGGGAAGGCTGTGTTGGAGCAGGAGCATGAGGTTCATTATTTGTTGGCGCGGTTTGAGGAGTTTGAGGTGGAGGAGCTTAGGCGGTTTGTTTTGAATGTGGCTAATCGTAGGGAGAATTTGGTGGTTGGCGGGTAG
- a CDS encoding tyrosine-protein phosphatase: MIDIHSHILPGIDDGAKHEQESLEMARQASKEGVRTIIATPHFDSRFRNTASEVKAAVEIFNELLKQYDIPVSVLPGQEVHIGEELLENLDKEIILPITQLGHYMLVELPSSSVPFYTDQLLYDLSLKGIVPIIAHPERNAELIENPDKLYKLVKNGVLTQVTSASIAGKFGKKIQRFSESLIESNLTHFIASDAHNTSSRNFYWEKAWNTIDKKFGADYHYLFSENAELLVANRNVQKEIPSRVKQRKFLGMF, translated from the coding sequence ATGATTGATATACATAGTCACATATTGCCTGGCATAGATGATGGGGCAAAACATGAACAAGAAAGTTTAGAGATGGCAAGACAAGCAAGTAAAGAAGGAGTAAGAACGATCATTGCTACTCCTCACTTTGATAGTCGGTTTAGGAATACAGCTTCTGAAGTAAAAGCAGCTGTAGAAATATTCAATGAATTACTAAAACAATATGATATTCCAGTATCAGTGTTACCAGGGCAAGAGGTACACATAGGAGAAGAATTATTAGAAAATTTAGACAAAGAAATAATATTACCAATTACACAATTGGGACACTACATGTTAGTGGAACTTCCTTCATCTTCCGTTCCCTTCTATACGGACCAACTATTATATGACTTAAGCTTAAAAGGGATTGTACCGATTATAGCTCATCCAGAAAGAAATGCGGAGTTAATAGAAAATCCAGATAAATTGTATAAATTAGTGAAAAACGGTGTGTTAACCCAAGTAACGAGCGCCAGTATAGCAGGTAAGTTTGGTAAGAAAATTCAACGGTTTTCAGAAAGTCTAATAGAGTCGAATTTAACGCATTTTATTGCTAGCGATGCCCATAACACTTCTAGTAGAAATTTCTATTGGGAAAAAGCGTGGAATACCATCGATAAAAAATTTGGTGCTGATTATCATTATTTATTTAGTGAAAATGCAGAGTTATTAGTAGCGAATCGGAATGTACAAAAAGAAATTCCTTCAAGAGTTAAACAACGAAAGTTTTTAGGTATGTTTTAA
- a CDS encoding YveK family protein produces the protein MEETISLKELFQTLKKRMWMISSITLIAAITSGVISFYFLTPVYSSTAQILVNKTGNNEPPALNTSEIQMNIQLINTYNDIIKSPLILKMVRANLDLDRTANTLMGQMSVSSNNNSQLVRLTVEDTDPYMAKDIANMTAKVFQDEIDDLMGLDNVTILAQAEVGENPSPIKPKPLLNIAIAIVVGLMAGVGLAFLLEYLDNTVKNEHDVERVLGLPVIGSITIIEQEEVKKASRSRRNQVKEEKGGSISV, from the coding sequence ATGGAAGAGACTATAAGTTTAAAAGAATTGTTTCAAACATTAAAAAAGCGAATGTGGATGATTAGTAGTATTACCTTAATAGCAGCCATAACAAGTGGTGTTATCAGCTTTTATTTCTTAACACCTGTATACTCCTCTACTGCACAAATATTAGTGAATAAAACTGGTAACAATGAACCCCCAGCTCTAAATACGAGTGAAATACAGATGAATATTCAGCTTATAAATACATATAACGATATTATTAAAAGTCCGTTAATCTTAAAAATGGTAAGAGCAAATTTAGATTTAGATCGAACAGCAAACACTTTAATGGGTCAAATGTCTGTATCCTCTAATAACAACTCACAGTTAGTAAGATTGACTGTGGAAGATACAGATCCTTATATGGCAAAAGATATTGCAAATATGACGGCAAAAGTATTTCAAGATGAGATTGATGATCTAATGGGGTTAGACAATGTAACTATCTTAGCGCAAGCAGAAGTAGGAGAGAATCCTTCCCCTATAAAACCTAAACCACTTTTAAATATTGCAATAGCAATCGTAGTTGGTTTAATGGCTGGAGTCGGACTAGCGTTCTTACTAGAGTATCTAGATAACACAGTGAAAAATGAACATGATGTGGAACGGGTATTGGGACTTCCTGTTATTGGTTCCATTACGATTATTGAACAGGAAGAAGTAAAGAAAGCATCTCGTTCTAGAAGGAATCAAGTCAAGGAAGAGAAAGGCGGCAGTATCAGTGTTTAA
- a CDS encoding CpsD/CapB family tyrosine-protein kinase, which translates to MFKKKKKSIFTTKRNIIAHIDPKSPISEQYRTLRTNITFSEADHPFQTILATSAGPGEGKSTTIANTAIVFAQAGKKVLLVDADMRKPTVHYTFQLGNHIGLTNVLTKQTTLDLAIQTSEVENLSVLTSGPVPPNPAELLGSNQFKELLETAKKHYDLILFDTPPVLAVADAAILGNVCDGIVLVIRSGQTEVEAAAKAKDLLEGAKAKIIGAVLNGRKASEQNYYYYYSNR; encoded by the coding sequence GTGTTTAAGAAGAAAAAAAAATCTATTTTTACAACAAAGCGTAACATTATTGCACATATTGATCCGAAGTCACCAATCTCTGAGCAGTATCGTACGTTACGAACGAATATTACTTTTTCGGAAGCGGACCATCCTTTTCAAACAATCTTAGCGACATCGGCAGGTCCGGGAGAAGGGAAATCTACCACCATCGCAAATACAGCCATTGTTTTTGCCCAAGCTGGTAAGAAGGTGCTGTTAGTTGATGCGGATATGAGAAAGCCCACAGTACATTATACATTTCAGTTAGGAAATCATATTGGCTTAACAAATGTATTAACAAAACAAACGACGTTAGACTTAGCAATACAAACTTCAGAGGTAGAGAATCTATCTGTCTTAACAAGTGGTCCAGTTCCACCTAATCCAGCAGAATTATTAGGATCTAACCAATTTAAAGAGTTACTAGAAACGGCAAAAAAACACTATGATTTAATTTTATTTGATACACCTCCAGTTTTGGCTGTAGCAGATGCAGCTATTTTAGGAAACGTTTGTGATGGCATTGTGCTAGTTATTCGTAGTGGACAAACAGAGGTAGAAGCAGCTGCGAAAGCCAAAGATTTGTTAGAAGGTGCAAAAGCAAAAATTATTGGAGCCGTTTTAAATGGGCGAAAAGCAAGTGAACAGAATTACTACTATTATTATAGTAATAGGTAA